In Sporichthya brevicatena, the DNA window ACCGGAGCGATCGGGAACAGCGCCATGGCGCCGAGCATCGACGTCCAGATCAGCTTCCGGCGCGGGATGGCCGAGTCCTCGACGCCCGCACGGAACTTCTCCAGTACCTCGGCGGTGTCCTCGGGGGAGGACTTCATCGGGTGCCGGTAGTCGACGATCTCCTCGGCGTTCATCAGCTTGCGCGCCCAGTGGATCGCGGCGAAGCCGATGCACAGGAGGGAGCCGCCCAGGGTCACGCCCAGCGCGAAGTTCAGCGTGTTGACGGTCCCGAGACCGACCACGTACATCGACTCTTCCTTGTCGATGGCGACAAAGCAGACGATGAACGCGATCGTGAGGATGGTGCTCAGCCCGAAGAGGGCAGCCACCTGACGCTCGGCGCGGTTGGCCGCGCGGGCGTCGATGTCGGTGCGCCGCGGCGTGTGGTGCGGCAGGCCCGGGTCGGCGAACGGATCGCCCTCGACCTGCGCGACGCCGGTGCCGTGGCCCCCGTCGTTGGATCCGTAACTCATGACGGCCTCGCCCCCAGCCACACGGCGGCGCCGATGAGGGCGCCGATGACAGCCGTCCACACCAGCAGGCCCTCGGCCACGGGTCCGATACGCCCGGCGGCGAAGCCGCCCGGGTCGGGCTGCTCGTGGATGGACTTGATGTAGGTAATGACGTCCTTCTTCTGATCCGGCGTCAGGATGCCGTCGCTGAACGTCGGCATCGCGCCCTTGCCGGCCCCGGTGACCATCGCTTCGTAGATGTGCTTGGGGTCGACCTCGGTCAGGTTCGGCGCGTACTTGCCCTGGGTCAGGGCACCGCCCTTACCGATGAAGTTGTGGCACGACGCGCAGTTCGTGCGGAAGATCTCGCCGCCCTCCTGCAGGTCGCCGTCGGTGGCGTACTGCTCGGGGGCCGGCACCGGGGCGCCGCCGGGCGCGATCGAAGCGACGTACGCGACGATCGCGGCCGTCTCCTTCTCGGTGAAGAACTGCTTCTTGCGCGGGCCCTGGTTCTCGCGCGACTGCAGCGGCATGCGACCGGTGCCGACCTGGAAGTCGACCGAGGCCGCGCCGACGCCGGCGATCGGCGGGCCGTCCGAGGTGCCCTCGGCGTTCAGGCCGTGGCAGCTCGAGCAGCTGGTGATGTAGAGGCCCTTGCCCTCCTGGATCTGCAGCGAGGAGGCGTCGTCCGCCGCCTCGGCAGTCCCGGAGGGGGCGAAGGTGGCGTAGAGGCCACCCACCACTCCCAGGGCGAGCAACAGAACGACGACCGCAGCCAGCGGGTGGCGTCGTCGTGCGGAAAGCCGTTTCACGCC includes these proteins:
- a CDS encoding c-type cytochrome, whose amino-acid sequence is MKRLSARRRHPLAAVVVLLLALGVVGGLYATFAPSGTAEAADDASSLQIQEGKGLYITSCSSCHGLNAEGTSDGPPIAGVGAASVDFQVGTGRMPLQSRENQGPRKKQFFTEKETAAIVAYVASIAPGGAPVPAPEQYATDGDLQEGGEIFRTNCASCHNFIGKGGALTQGKYAPNLTEVDPKHIYEAMVTGAGKGAMPTFSDGILTPDQKKDVITYIKSIHEQPDPGGFAAGRIGPVAEGLLVWTAVIGALIGAAVWLGARPS